In the Pseudorasbora parva isolate DD20220531a chromosome 23, ASM2467924v1, whole genome shotgun sequence genome, one interval contains:
- the ptrh2 gene encoding peptidyl-tRNA hydrolase 2, mitochondrial isoform X1, giving the protein MLYDQSPVLGMMMDSLYGPVTLGILAGVGCGLCLGWHLSGRFGRSSRGMMAALGNSGGAGSEASVMGESGEFKMILVVRTDLKMGKGKAAAQCSHAAVSAYKQVQRRNPELLKQWEYCGQPKVVVKAPDEDCLLELLTHAKEVGLPVSLIQDAGRTQIAPGSRTVLGVGPGPADLVDKVTGHLKLY; this is encoded by the exons ATGTTATATGACCAATCACCAGTGTTGG GTATGATGATGGACTCTCTGTATGGGCCAGTCACTCTGGGTATACTGGCAGGTGTGGGCTGCGGGCTCTGCCTCGGATGGCACCTCAGTGGCCGCTTTGGCAGATCATCCCGCGGCATGATGGCGGCGTTAGGAAACAGCGGCGGTGCTGGCAGCGAGGCCAGCGTGATGGGTGAGAGCGGAGAGTTCAAAATGATTCTGGTGGTCCGAACTGATCTGAAGATGGGCAAAGGTAAAGCAGCGGCTCAGTGCTCTCACGCTGCCGTGTCCGCCTACAAGCAGGTCCAGCGCAGAAACCCAGAGCTCCTGAAACAGTGGGAGTACTGCGGCCAGCCCAAAGTGGTAGTCAAGGCTCCAGACGAGGACTGTCTGCTGGAGCTGCTGACCCACGCCAAAGAGGTCGGACTTCCGGTCAGCTTAATCCAAGATGCTGGAAGAACCCAAATTGCACCAGGGTCCCGGACGGTTCTTGGCGTGGGGCCTGGACCAGCTGATCTTGTTGACAAAGTGACAGGACACTTGAAACTATACTGA
- the ptrh2 gene encoding peptidyl-tRNA hydrolase 2, mitochondrial isoform X2: protein MMMDSLYGPVTLGILAGVGCGLCLGWHLSGRFGRSSRGMMAALGNSGGAGSEASVMGESGEFKMILVVRTDLKMGKGKAAAQCSHAAVSAYKQVQRRNPELLKQWEYCGQPKVVVKAPDEDCLLELLTHAKEVGLPVSLIQDAGRTQIAPGSRTVLGVGPGPADLVDKVTGHLKLY from the coding sequence ATGATGATGGACTCTCTGTATGGGCCAGTCACTCTGGGTATACTGGCAGGTGTGGGCTGCGGGCTCTGCCTCGGATGGCACCTCAGTGGCCGCTTTGGCAGATCATCCCGCGGCATGATGGCGGCGTTAGGAAACAGCGGCGGTGCTGGCAGCGAGGCCAGCGTGATGGGTGAGAGCGGAGAGTTCAAAATGATTCTGGTGGTCCGAACTGATCTGAAGATGGGCAAAGGTAAAGCAGCGGCTCAGTGCTCTCACGCTGCCGTGTCCGCCTACAAGCAGGTCCAGCGCAGAAACCCAGAGCTCCTGAAACAGTGGGAGTACTGCGGCCAGCCCAAAGTGGTAGTCAAGGCTCCAGACGAGGACTGTCTGCTGGAGCTGCTGACCCACGCCAAAGAGGTCGGACTTCCGGTCAGCTTAATCCAAGATGCTGGAAGAACCCAAATTGCACCAGGGTCCCGGACGGTTCTTGGCGTGGGGCCTGGACCAGCTGATCTTGTTGACAAAGTGACAGGACACTTGAAACTATACTGA